A segment of the Carya illinoinensis cultivar Pawnee chromosome 1, C.illinoinensisPawnee_v1, whole genome shotgun sequence genome:
gagtcgttgctttgtgggatgagaaggctccttatagagagttcgcagcaagtagagattttgtcttcagttcttgatattcgggtaactgattttgaagaattgaaaactctccaaagaaaggatccgaagctgctgaacatcaggaaaagagtcagaaaatctcgagggtcgttgcattatagcatggataatgatgggatacttcggttctgagatcgcagagtggtcctaaaggactcagatttcaaagaacggatcatggcggaagctcatgcggcctcgtattcagttcatcccggcagtacaaagatgtatcgagacttgaagaaaaattactggtgggatggaatgaagaaggacgttgtcttatatgtggagaaatgccacacatgccgtcaggtgaaggccgagcatcagagatctgcaggcatgctccaacccctccctattcctgagtggaagtgggatgacatcacgatggacttcgtagtgggtttgccgagaacgcctagtgggaagaattctgtttggatGATTGTGgatcggttaacgaagagtgctcattttctgcctgttaataacaccggctctttgggtaagttgacccgtttgtatgttagAGAGATAGTGtggctacacggcgtaccaaagagtatagtgtcggatcgagacccgagatTTACGtcacagttctggaagagtttgcaggcagctttgggtactaagttgaagttcagtactgcttatcacccgcagacagacggccagtcagagcgcaccatttagACCCTggagacatgctgcgagcatgtgtcatggaattccaaggaagttgggaaaaccatttgctgctcatcgagtttgcatacaataacagcttccatgcgaccattcagatggctccctatgaagctctttatgggagaaagtgcaggtcgcccttgtgttgggatgaagttggggagagtagggtaattggacccgaaataattcaagagatgcaaagccaagtccggatcattagagataaaatggcggcagctcagagtcgtcagaaaagttatgctgacaccaggaggagagagttatcttttgaagttggtgattgggtttaccttaaagtctctcccatgagaggtgttaagcgttttggtaagaaaaggaagttagatccgaggtacgtcggccctttccagattctggagagagtagggtccgtcgcctatagagttgttttgccagattattttggggatgttcatgatgtcttccacgtatcatccctgaagaagagctttggacagcaagagccacgcttcgtcgacccagcgggtattcagttgcaaccggatctcacttatgaagttgttccgtcgcagattttggattggaaggagcaacagttgaggtccaagacgatacctttggttaaagtggcttggggagatccgttagctcaagacttctcttgggagcgagcagcggacatgagtgagcagtacccgtatttgttcgaatagagaaggtatgtgtcttaatcatgatcacagttggtttatgggctttcttgtggcttgctttaagttggtggttgatctgcaaattttgaggacgaaatttgtttttaaggaggggaggatgtgatgacccgcttttgagtgtattttcgatgaaatagttgtttttattttaattaatattttagttatttattttaatttatttgcgttttaaaattgtttttaatttaattaatgttttgttttatttcttttggttgtttatagtttttaatctcttttcggcggtttagtgttgttttttcCGGACCGAGGACtggacctcgtcttttccctacatctctttccctttttccttttctttttcctttttctctttttccttctttctttttcctttctttttcttttttttcctctcccctGCGTCGAgtccccccggtctctctctctcttctctctccctcacgtcggaaACTTCTTACCCCCGgtgtaccgccgtccggccaccgtgtggctcaccgccggcaccattctcttcgtctccctccggcgcaccaccccaccgatttccacccccatccggtCGACCGTTTgaccggaaaagctctccaaaggctgcacggattttgccccgatccgctgccgtcgctccacctccggccaccatttcttcaccacttcatcaccggtcccttgccgtcctaacccacctatttccggcctccaacgaccaccggaacagctcctacgagctagctttcctttttggaaaatccagcctatttccggcgattccgccaccacccacggccaaccaccacttccaatagctttacaaccatccctagaccattccctatcaatctcaagccctagtttgtccccgttcagaAGTGGGTTttcacaacccacagccacagtgaattttcactgtgacgttgctttttcgccgccgtttgcaacgccgcgagttttctaaaattgccatatagcgctgtaagtattttccaaaccctattttcagatttaaatatatattgctctttcaataatttaatctgctggttggttgattccggactgagtccgaggagttcgggggtcggatggatggaggacggagttgcttgttttattgttttatgttgttggattattttattatgcattgatatggcattacatggtgcatgcacgtgtgtttttgtttatgtgtgaaaagcctgtgtattggcgtaagtggtcttacgggtgcgtgtgtatcacgaccccaagccgggatgaggtattatcccggtggagctcctctggttactcgggagcggaataaactgagtgatgtcccctgagttgtcgctagacgacgggagcgggggctaggggttgcttggctacgaacgcgccgggcgcggaaccgggcatcgctctacgcaccgactccgtggcccttcgctggtgagagctagaggatgcttggctacgaacgtgcagggcacggaactgggcatcgctcgttaggtgtcacatgcgtggtggtattctgcggtgtggcactggagccagggtgtgcggatgacccctaggggaggtcatggtgcatacggttaatatggataatggtttgagtcggataaaggccaaatgtgacttttggcgtgtttttcggaaatgttgtgtttttgggccaaatgggtttttggcatgtgtggaaaattatgttttttttgggttttgtgcatcgggcatgcttcatgcattttgtttgagttctatatgtttttatctggtagtgtttgggttttacttacctgcggtaccatttttggttccgtagctttgggtgcagagttagaggacgaagaggaggaggctgagcccgaggatgcggctccgccgggttgctgatgctatgctttatgtttggtttaaaactgtatttgtgtttttggtaatgttttatctatgtatgttttaaatagcttgtattacgttaagaaaaattctggtacttagttatgactttcgttatccgctgcgtgttctttcgtgcacatttgttgccttgcacacacttggcacccgtcgatgggatggtgacccgggttgtcaccatccggacgtctcgatttccccgtgttcgggcgtggagatttgggggcgtcacacagagtaagaatgcagactgatttcagaaaagtgaagaaaatgagatgcgaaagaagatgaactgaataattcttttatagaaaaaattatgacgaatcatctctcgtgaagcatttctctacaagagacaagagcgatatagtatcatagctgcggtgcctgacagctacagaagagcaatgtagtatcatagctgcggcgcctgacaactacaaaagagcaatgtagtgtcatagctatgtgGCACCTGACAGCTACAaaagacctgtaaaaatcctACGGATCAAAGTTgtttggtctaaaacagagggccaccgcttttgttaaaagagagagagagagagagagagagagagagagagagagagagagagagagagagagagagagagagagagagagagagagagagagagagagagagagagaggttgacaacttaattttgatgaattctttactaactatggtatttacaagaacacttaaagaatactgcctatgtttttctaagaaagagtttcagaagattatttacttgaagtttaggtttggagagtatgtcgatacaacttggccaaccttgtggaaagaagtataatataattgatggttaaagtaagagagttaaaaaaatgacataatctcaaagttAGATATATACGGAATAGACAAcaagttggtaagcaacacctattccttaacttgttatttcttacttacttcgatttcgaggacgaaatctttttttaagaggggagattgtaacagcccgctagaaattcaattgtgaaatttctattagctttaggaactttgtgaaaactccataagttttcacgaatccattagtcgtataggttttagtctaactacatagttagtgttattatttactatggtatcagaactgtatttttgattattggagatagttagaagtgtcaaaatatattatggtttgtgccattatatatatttccagtgttgagtttttaaaatttttttttacgtgttaaaaaaaaactcaaatgaatatctataaaaatttatataccaatATTGTAGTAGTACTTGTCATACTCTACAAAATGATATAGCAGGTTGTCTAACCATAATACTTTAAACTTCTATTGCATATCTCCACAGCATTTAACACTTATGGTTTTTTGGTCCAACAAAAATTCttagatttctttttattaatatttattttatcaacataatGTCAAAGGttatataattctttatttttattattttatttgattaacaCCTAAATTTATAATCCCCACTAGGCAAACGTCCGAAGGACGTTGTGTTTcctagtatatttatatatatgaatgcaaaaatattttgttagttgttttaaaaagagtaaaatttattattaaaaaaaaaatatattttttgtgtgcATTTCATATTCACTCTTTACAATCACTATTGTTTTTATGCATGATGTTGGTGATCTACTTCGTCATATCCTTTGatctgtttttttgttttgctttttctgGGAGGATAATGATGTGTTTTATGTGTTGCATAGAAGCAACGCGTCTTGTATTGTATTATTGAATTGGAAAGGGGACAAATGACAATGGCCCAGTGTGCATGGTGGAAGGCTGAGTCagctattattattgtttatctTATCCCGTTGTCGATGGGGTGTCAGCCACTTAAATTGTCATCCACTCATGCCCGACGCGGGTTGCATGCTCTCTCACCACCTTCTTCCCTATCTTTGCAATTTGCAACATGTCAAAGTATgtcccacaattttttttaatttctttatttttttaaaaacagcACTAAGTTTATAGAAACGCCTccataaaaatacaaattgacataatatattatatttattttatattaaaaaaaaccgtTACAATCTGAAATTTCATAACAAGCTGTATTAATTTTGTAGCACGATaagttgtattaatttatgattttatttatacaagattattatttttttatctattaaaCTTATATATGTGATGGGCCAGGAACGGGACCGGCTTACTTAACTCATATGGATTTTGTTCGAAAAAGGATTTTGTTCCAACACGTGAGGGACAACCCCCTGAGGCGGTCAGAATCGTCGGATACACTTTGAAGGAGGTTTCGCGAATTTGACTGGCATTTGAATTTCATCTGGGTATCATTTCCCAGAAAACCAAACCGTCCATGGGAATCATTGACTTTGACTGAAAAAGGAAAGCAAAGAAAGAGCTGGGAAGAAAAGCCACACTTTCCTCCCTCCTTCGGTCTTCCTGAGCCCGTGCCCTTCGACGAACACATAAAAGGGACCGATCCCCTCGTTCCTGGTATCTCACGCTCCCAATCGAGGTCACCCTAGCAATAACAAACGCACAAGTCCCTTCTTGTACGCCCACAACGCACAACGTAGTAAAAGGTATGTTGCTTACTTTTACCTGTTTTGGTTTTTGTCGTTTTAGTTGATCAGAGAAGATTTGCTGGATTTTGATGTTTTTCCTTTATGGATCTATGCTAAGAAAATTTGTGAGATTTTGGTTGTTGgcctaaatttttaaaatttgattctGGGTTTGGTTGTTTGGACTGGGTCGTCGGTGTTTATGCtctagtttctttttttctttttttcgtcGAAAGATTCTTAAAGAAAATTATTCTCTGGTAGGCCAAGTCACTGGCTTGAACTTGGAGCAAGGCTAACTcgtctaaatttttttcttatgaatATGATTGTCGGTTTGTTAGTTTACTCTCCTCACTCTCACCTAGGTAGCTTATTCTATTTTTGTTAGATTTTAGAATAAATAGTGTTTACTATTGGGAGATTATAGATTAGAATGGAAAGTATTAtgttttaattcaattttttttgtgcTTGTTATTTATAGTCCTTGGGGTGGGGGTATTGAGTTGGGATGTAAGCAAGATCCGAATGTTGTTCTTTCGACTATTAGACGGATTTGTTGGTTTTAAACTCCGTATAACCTAGGCTTTGGTTTAAgggtttacttaaaaaaaaaaaatagtagaataaagtagaattttaaattggtttttgtttgaattttgcaGGGTTTGGATATGTGCAGCGGCTCAAACTATAAACTTCCTTCCTTAAGCTTTGACATGGAAGGTGGATTTCAGAAACATAATAGGTTTTTTTGTGATCGCTCCATTCTGCTGGAATTGTCTGCCATGGATGATCTTGAGGCGTTCAGGAGCGAAGTAGAAGAGAAGGGTTTTGATGTCAACGAGGCAAGCTTTTGGTATTGTAGAAGAATTGGGTCAAAGAAGATGGCGTTTGAAGAGAGGACATCTCTTATGATAGCTGCCCTGTTTGGTAGCGTCAAGGTTTTGAATTATCTAATTGAAACCGGCAAGGTTGATGTCAATAGAGTTTGTGGTTCAGATAAAGTCACTGCACTCCATTGTGCTGTAGCTGGTGGTTCCAATTCTTCGCTCAGGATTGTTAAGCTCTTGCTTGATGCATCTGCTGATGCCGATTGTATTAATGCTAATGGTAATAGGCCTGTCGATTTGATTGGCCATGTGCTGAAATCACCCTCCAATTCGAATTGGAAGGCAATGGAGTTGTTGCTTAAAGGCAATATTGCAGTTGGGGAAGGTGAACGAACTGTGACCCAAGAGGAAGAGCAGCAGAAGATAGCAATGCCTCAGCTATCGAAAGAAACAACTGAGAAGAAAGAATACCCTACTGATATATCACTGCCTGACATAAACAATGGGATATATGGGACTGATGAGTTTAGGATGTACACTTTCAAGGTGAAGCCTTGCTCAAGGGCATACTCCCATGACTGGACTGACTGTCCTTTTGTCCATCCTGGGGAGAACGCAAGGAGAAGAGACCCACAGAAGTACCCCTATAGCTGTGTTCCCTGCCCAGAGTTTCGGAAAGGGACATGCCAAAAGGGTGATACCTGTGAGTATGCACATGGTGTTTTTGAGTCCTGGCTTCATCCTGCCCAATATCGAACCCGGATTTGCAAGGATGAGACTGGGTGCATGCGTAAAGTTTGCTTCTTTGCTCACAAGCCTGAGGAATTGCGCCCCGTATATGCTTCCACAGGTTCGGCTATGCCTTCGCCTAAATCTCATATGACTGGTGCACTAGACATGACAATGATGAGCCCGTTGGCTCTCAGTTCATCATCTATGTCAACGACTACTACTTCAACACCAATCATGTCTCCCTTGGCAGTCACATCATCTCCCAAGAGTGGAAGCTTGTGGCAAAACAAACTTAACCTCACTCCACCAGCCTTGCAGCTCCCTGGTAGCCGGCTAAAGACTGCTTTGAGCGCTAGAGATTTGGATTTGGATATGGAATTGCTTGGGCTAGAAAGTCATGCCAGCCAACAACAGCATCAACAGCAATTGATTGATGAGATAACTCGTCTCTCAACCTCATCTCCATCCCCATCCCCATCCCACTGGAACAAAGAATTCAATCAGATTGGAGATTTAAAAACTACTAACCttgatgatatttttggatCTCTTGATTCTTCCATGCTGTCCCAGTTGCAAGGACTTCCACTAAAACCCACAACACCAACCCAGTTACAATCTGCAAATGGGCTCCAGATGCGCCAGAACATGAACCAACTTCGTGCAAGCTATCCAACCAACCTCTCGTCCTCCCCAGTGAGAAAATCATCATCATTTGGGTTTGACTCATCTGCTGCAGTTGCGGCAGCAGTGATGAATTCCAGGTCTGCAGCCTTTGCAAAACGAAGCCAGAGTTTTATTGATCGCGGAGCAGGGATTCAACGACCTGGCCTTACCGCTGCTGGCAACTCTGCATCTATGATGCCCTCTACTCATTCAGAATGGAGGTCACCTGATGGGAAATTGGATTGGGGCATTAACGGAGATGAGCTGAACAAGCTCAAGAAGTCTGCTTCTTTTCGGTTCCGAGACAACAATGTGGCAACAACTACAACCTTGATGCCATCTACAGTTAATGAGCCAGATGTCTCCTGGGTTAATTCCTTGGTTAAGGATGTTTCTCACGAGACTTCTGGGCTTTTTGCCACAAAGAATCAGCCGTATAATTATGGTAACGCGGGAAATGAGATCCTTCCTCCTTGGCTGGAGCAGCTGTACATAGAGCAGGAGCAGATGGTGGCATAAGGAACATGACTACCTAATTTGCTCCTCGGTTATGCTGACGAagcttgatatttttttaaatttatatttttcaattagtATCCAATAATTGTATTACAGGTAGAAGGGGAGAAGACGTCATAGAGAACAAAATTCAGGTAAACCCAAGACCTGAAAGTTTGTGCAGGAAGAACGAGTTCCTGCTAGATTAGTTAGAAGTTGGAGAAATCTTTGATGGGAGCAACtatggtgatttttttttataactaatttacAATATCtgtgtatttttttctctttccgtTGGGGTTTAATTATCGATATGGAAATGATATACGGCTAATCATTGGCAAAGAAGTAGCCATTATCTCTTTGCGGAAGTTCTGAACATTTTGTTTTTGTGCTTTATTTGATTGATAATTCATTGTGGGGGTTCCTAATCTGGTTTACTTGCAAACTGCTCACTCAACTTTAGTGGTAAACTAACCGATGGCCAAAGTAATATCCGTACACGAAATCTAGACCATGGTTCCTGAAAGCTAAAACTGCATCATAATGTTGAAATGTCGGCCACCAAATTAACCATACATTGGCGGCCATTAGGTCAGACACGTATGGCTCtttttgtttatcaattcaccttctttttcatcaaatggcAAAATGTTAGTACCAGTAACTGCACAAAATATATGCAATAAATTCAGCAAAGATTCCTCGAACTTGTTTTACCTCAGGGCTCAGGCAATGGCAAACTTCGTCATGTAGGCCAATTTACATGTTCTTTTGACTTGTTATATTATTGCTATCATTATGGCAGAGCTGAGTGAATCTATTTTGGTAGCTGGAGAGTCGGAGCGTTCGAGTGCCGGGAAAGGTGCAACATTCGCGAGTGCGGCCCAACTTTATGACTCCTGTTTCCTGTTTTTCTTCAAGCTTAAGCTAGCTTTTTGATCGAGGTATTGGAGCCGCCCAAGAGGTTAATTCTCGACcgaacaaaacaaaatatctaTACATTTTTATCACCCACCATCCCTTCTAGCACGATgatgtctttttttcttttttcttttttctttttctattttttgaagttttgttATAAATTTGTAGACTTTTTAATTTAAGTGACATTTGTAAAACATGGATTGGTGCTAATGGTGATGACTCACTACTAATTGTTAGTTAACTGAGTTGTAATTGGAGGGATCAATTTGGTCGTTATTAAAATGACATGGataaaaagttcaataaaaaaaaaaattagaga
Coding sequences within it:
- the LOC122292157 gene encoding zinc finger CCCH domain-containing protein 29-like, with translation MCSGSNYKLPSLSFDMEGGFQKHNRFFCDRSILLELSAMDDLEAFRSEVEEKGFDVNEASFWYCRRIGSKKMAFEERTSLMIAALFGSVKVLNYLIETGKVDVNRVCGSDKVTALHCAVAGGSNSSLRIVKLLLDASADADCINANGNRPVDLIGHVLKSPSNSNWKAMELLLKGNIAVGEGERTVTQEEEQQKIAMPQLSKETTEKKEYPTDISLPDINNGIYGTDEFRMYTFKVKPCSRAYSHDWTDCPFVHPGENARRRDPQKYPYSCVPCPEFRKGTCQKGDTCEYAHGVFESWLHPAQYRTRICKDETGCMRKVCFFAHKPEELRPVYASTGSAMPSPKSHMTGALDMTMMSPLALSSSSMSTTTTSTPIMSPLAVTSSPKSGSLWQNKLNLTPPALQLPGSRLKTALSARDLDLDMELLGLESHASQQQHQQQLIDEITRLSTSSPSPSPSHWNKEFNQIGDLKTTNLDDIFGSLDSSMLSQLQGLPLKPTTPTQLQSANGLQMRQNMNQLRASYPTNLSSSPVRKSSSFGFDSSAAVAAAVMNSRSAAFAKRSQSFIDRGAGIQRPGLTAAGNSASMMPSTHSEWRSPDGKLDWGINGDELNKLKKSASFRFRDNNVATTTTLMPSTVNEPDVSWVNSLVKDVSHETSGLFATKNQPYNYGNAGNEILPPWLEQLYIEQEQMVA